The Mya arenaria isolate MELC-2E11 chromosome 16, ASM2691426v1 genome includes a window with the following:
- the LOC128222045 gene encoding uncharacterized protein LOC128222045: protein MDSLRLLVLVIGFHVNISQGLVCLKCHDVVQPRHCMTAISCAESEVCYAERTVNDLDEVAYTLGCTPKQTCSNSSSTSQFSRCKLCCDSPLCNNEACGEPGYPAGRGLLCFNCHDPVPAGRCHNIDFCGSEEVCSVAGREVFGTMVFSSKCQFACETHHSGEILIGRRQISELKRRSGDSRGCTACCSSDLCNDECVQLVDGDWGSWVGWTNCDTKCERGKQFRTRMCNNPAPLHGGANCTGEGIETKAFADCWEIKQHLGKVPSGVFHITTWKSHQNESVYCDMNTDHGGWTVFQHRVNGSVDFYQNFSSFENGFGSLQGEFWLGLKLVYEMTSRTTNDLRIDIARANDSTAFVVYTGFSVGAGTNYTLHVDNSRSESGLAVLPYGSEPFNIFANSSAFSTFDHDNDVWQSNCALVFHGAWWYNHCMYYSNLNGHYYTPGTYVANRTAMTFDSKESLKTSKMMFRPTV from the exons ATGGATTCATTACGTTTGCTTGTGTTAGTGATAGGCTTTCATGTTAATATATCACAAG GTCTGGTGTGTTTGAAATGCCATGACGTCGTTCAACCACGACACTGCATGACCGCTATCAGCTGTGCAGAATCGGAG GTGTGTTACGCAGAAAGAACGGTAAATGACCTGGACGAGGTCGCTTATACATTGGGATGTACGCCAAAAcag ACATGTTCAAACTCTTCCTCAACCTCTCAGTTCAGCAGATGCAAACTCTGCTGTGACAGCCCGCTCTGTAACAACGAAGCCTGTGGTGAACCGG GTTACCCGGCAGGTCGAGGACTTCTTTGTTTCAACTGTCATGACCCCGTACCAGCTGGCAGATGCCATAACATTGACTTTTGTGGATCAGAGGAG GTATGCAGTGTGGCTGGAAGAGAAGTATTTGGGACAATGGTTTTCTCGTCGAAATGCCAATTT GCATGCGAAACACACCATTCGGGCGAAATACTCATTGGTCGCCGGCAAATTTCAGAGTTGAAAAGAAGGTCTGGCGACAGCCGTGGTTGTACCGCATGTTGCTCAAGTGACCTCTGTAATGACGAATGCGTCCAATTAG TGGATGGAGACTGGGGATCCTGGGTCGGATGGACAAATTGTGATACGAAATGTGAAAGAGGAAAGCAGTTCAGGACACGAATGTGTAACAATCCTGCCCCGCTTCACGGCGGCGCAAATTGTACTGGAGAGGGAATAGAAACCAAAG CTTTCGCTGACTGTTGGGAAATAAAGCAGCATCTTGGCAAAGTGCCCTCGGGCGTCTTTCACATAACAACATGGAAATCACACCAAAATGAGAGTGTTTACTGTGATATGAACACCGATCATGGAGGATGGACT GTATTCCAACACCGCGTTAACGGGAGTGTGGACTTCTACCAAAACTTTTCCTCATTCGAGAATGGCTTTGGATCTCTGCAGGGTGAATTTTGGTTGG GCCTCAAATTGGTGTATGAAATGACATCCCGGACAACGAATGATCTAAGGATTGATATCGCACGGGCAAACGACAGCACCGCATTTGTAGTATACACTGGCTTCAGTGTGGGAGCCGGCACAAATTATACGTTACACGTAGATAATTCACGGTCAGAAAGTGGTC TTGCAGTGCTTCCATATGGATCCGAGCCGTTTAATATCTTCGCGAACAGTTCCGCCTTTTCCACATTCGACCATGACAATGACGTTTGGCAATCAAATTGTGCTCTTGTATTTCATGGAGCATGGTGGTACAACCATTGCATGTATTATTCGAACCTGAATGGCCATTACTACACACCAGGAACATATGTCGCCAACAGAACCGCTATGACGTTTGATAGCAAAGAATCATTAAAAACTAGCAAAATGATGTTCAGGCCTACAGTATag